In Raphanus sativus cultivar WK10039 chromosome 5, ASM80110v3, whole genome shotgun sequence, the following proteins share a genomic window:
- the LOC130512539 gene encoding B3 domain-containing protein At5g25470-like: MSPERKMQECLSKSSFSKSLSPGQNWKSKSKRIIPEEFLRGTCESFEHRVVFSVPWNNSWQLWLHPDKKGLFMIKEDWDEFVDDNFLGPDDTLVFTHQNTMYFQVRIFKKDGKEIISAPLGVEPKKETTSASTSASGRTTTRGRKSCANVQNPERYLLNPQNPYCAKTVTKSNHLLHVGTPVIRQYGLEFGPRDSSMYFILPDGKKVDGLTKYYSGSPSFLGWENVCQQYNLKTGDTVVCEFELSGRVVAGVRVHFVNE; the protein is encoded by the exons atgtcaCCGGAGAGAAAGATGCAAGAATGTCTGAGCAAGTCTAGCTTCTCCAAGTCTCTGTCTCCAGGTCAAAACTGGAAATCTAAATCCAAG aGGATTATTCCGGAAGAGTTCTTGAGAGGCACCTGTGAGTCTTTTGAGCACAGAGTGGTGTTTAGCGTTCCATGGAACAATTCTTGGCAACTCTGGCTCCACCCAGACAAAAAAGGTCTGTTTATGATCAAAGAAGACTGGGATGAGTTTGTGGATGACAACTTTTTAGGTCCAGATGATACACTGGTCTTCACACACCAAAACACTATGTATTTCCAAGTGAGAATCTTCAAGAAAGATGGAAAAGAGATCATCTCTGCACCTCTTGGAGTTGAGCCTAAAAAGGAGACAACCTCTGCTTCTACCTCTG CAAGTGGAAGAACAACTACTCGTGGGAGAAAGAGTTGTGCTAATGTGCAAAACCCTGAGCGATACCTCTTAAACCCCCAAAACCCTTATTGTGCGAAGACTGTGACGAAATCAAACCATTTGCTG CATGTGGGCACTCCGGTGATTAGGCAGTATGGCTTGGAGTTTGGTCCCCGTGATTCCTCCATGTACTTCATTCTTCCCGATGGAAAGAAAGTGGATGGCTTAACTAAGTATTACAGCGGTTCTCCTAGTTTCCTTGGCTGGGAGAATGTATGTCAACAGTACAACCTCAAAACAGGAGACACTGTTGTTTGTGAATTTGAGCTCTCAGGACGTGTGGTTGCGGGTGTTAGAGTTCACTTCGTAAATGAATGA